A single region of the Actinoplanes sp. SE50/110 genome encodes:
- a CDS encoding ABC transporter ATP-binding protein — MSENLLEVTGLQKHFPITKGLLKRQVGAVRAVDGIDLTVQAGETLGLVGESGCGKSTTGRLFSRILEPTAGKIVFEGQDITHKSVGQMRPLRRDVQMIFQDPYSSLNPRHTVGSIISAPLQIQDIPTPQGLKKAVQELLELVGLNPEHYNRYPHEFSGGQRQRIGIARALALRPKLIIADEPVSALDVSIQAQVVNLLEDLQNEFDLTYVFIAHDLSVVRHISDRVAVMYLGKVMEIAPRDELYKNPRHPYTVALMSAVPVPDPVRRDRAQRTRVLLTGDVPSPINPPSGCRFRTRCWKAQDICATQEPPLVARLDDPEGHLTACHFPIAQDEAVAGRTPAATQA; from the coding sequence ATGAGCGAGAACCTGCTCGAGGTGACCGGGCTGCAGAAGCATTTCCCGATCACGAAGGGGCTGTTGAAGCGCCAGGTCGGCGCGGTCCGCGCGGTGGACGGCATCGACCTGACCGTGCAGGCCGGCGAGACGCTGGGCCTGGTCGGCGAGTCCGGCTGTGGCAAGTCGACGACCGGCCGGCTGTTCAGCCGGATCCTGGAGCCGACGGCCGGCAAGATCGTCTTCGAGGGTCAGGACATCACCCACAAGTCGGTCGGTCAGATGCGGCCGCTGCGCCGTGACGTCCAAATGATCTTCCAGGACCCGTACTCGTCGCTGAACCCGCGGCACACGGTCGGCTCGATCATCTCGGCGCCGCTGCAGATCCAGGACATCCCGACACCGCAGGGCCTGAAGAAGGCCGTGCAGGAGCTGCTGGAACTGGTCGGCCTCAACCCGGAGCACTACAACCGGTATCCGCACGAGTTCTCCGGCGGCCAGCGGCAGCGCATCGGCATCGCCCGGGCGCTCGCCCTGCGCCCGAAACTGATCATCGCCGACGAGCCCGTCTCGGCGCTCGACGTGTCGATCCAGGCGCAGGTCGTCAACCTGCTGGAGGACCTGCAGAACGAGTTCGACCTGACCTACGTGTTCATCGCGCACGACCTGTCGGTGGTCCGCCACATCTCCGACCGGGTCGCCGTGATGTACCTGGGCAAGGTCATGGAGATCGCGCCGCGCGACGAGCTCTACAAGAACCCGCGGCACCCGTACACGGTCGCGCTGATGTCGGCCGTCCCGGTGCCCGACCCGGTCCGGCGGGACCGCGCGCAGCGCACCCGGGTGCTGCTCACCGGCGACGTGCCGAGCCCGATCAACCCGCCGTCCGGCTGCCGGTTCCGCACCCGCTGCTGGAAGGCGCAGGACATCTGTGCCACCCAGGAGCCGCCGCTGGTGGCGCGGCTCGACGACCCGGAGGGGCACCTGACCGCGTGCCACTTCCCGATCGCGCAGGACGAGGCGGTCGCCGGTCGCACCCCGGCGGCGACCCAGGCCTGA